The genomic region CGGTTTTTGTCGTGGCTCCGAAGAGCCTTTGATTCTCCTTAAAAAGGAGGTGATCCAGCCGCACCTTCCGATACGGCTACCTTGTTACGACTTCACCCCCTTCACGAGTTTCACCTTAGTAGTCTGCTTCCTTACGGTTGGGCCAACCGTAAGGAAGCAGACTGCTAAGGTGAAACTCGTNAAGGGGGTGAAGTCGTAACAAGGTAGCCGTATCGGAAGGTGCGGCTGGATCACCTCCTTTTTAAGGAGAATCAAAGGCTCTTCGGAGCCACGACAAAAACCGGATCCTTTCGCAAGGGAGGATCCGGGGTGTTAGGTCACGCTACTTTTTCTGTTGTCAATATCTAACAAAAAGCTCGGCAAACAAGCCGGGCTTTTTTCGTTTCAAGACCAAGACGCGATCCGCGTTCGATCCATTCTGAATTTAAAAATGAGTTTCCGGAATGTAGCCGAGGTTGGAGAAGAAAGCGCAGGAATTCCAAAGTAGAAAAGAAAGAACGAAGGCAGGAATTTAAAATTTCCCGCCTTCAGTGTTACGAAAATTTTAATTCGGAATAAAGATCGCCTTATCCGGGTTTGGTGAATCATAACCGGGTTGCAGACAAGTGGTTTGCGCATAACCCGTAGTAAACCCGTAACCGTCCAGACTGATATAATAACTTCTCGTGGTAAGCCCGGATTCTCCCGGATAAGTGCAACGTCCGGTTCGAAGCATGTTCGCATTTGCCGGCGGATTGAGAGACTCGCAACCGTTTGCAACGTTCGGAGTTGGATTCGAACCCAAGAAATCATAACATCTTCGAAAAGAATTCGCTTCGTTGGACGTAGAAGTAGGAACGATGGCGCCGTCCGAGATATTGGTTTTAAAATTCGCGACAAGACCTCCCGCGTGTTTTACTTCGAGAATATAATTTCCCGCGGCTAAAGTGGCCTTATCGAACTCGGATGTTTGAGACGCTCCGGTTGCAAGCGCGGTCGCCGCCGAAGTCGGAGAAGAATAATAATACAAATCCAAATTGCTTCCCGCATAACCGAAGACGTTTGCGACATGAGGAGTATTGGTCGTCGCGGTAAACGAATAGAACGTGCTTACGTCGACCGAAGAAACTCTTCCCGTAAGAGAATTCGGTTGATTGAGCGCGATACTCTGAAGCGGTCTATAACGAATCGTTTTGGAAAGAACGGAACTGCCGGATCTTTGAATCACGATCGGAAGAGTGGAATTCACCGTAACGTTCGGAACGGTAGGCATCGTAAACGAAAGAGCGGTTGCGCTCGTCAGATTGATTCCCGTGGCGGAGGTTCCACCGATGGTAATCGAATATTCGGAAGCGATTCCCGGAAAACTGCCGCCCGTAAGATTCGTCGTGCTACCGGGAAAACCGCGATCCGGATAAATATCGGCGACGGTTTCTGCGTTGATCACATTGTATAAAAGCAAGAACGTTAGGGTATCGTCGTCCGAACCCCCTTTTTTACAATTCGCGAAGGAAAACAAAATCAGCATCGTGGAAACGAATGCAATCAGACTTTTCATTTTAAACGGCTCCTAAGTGACCTCGAAAAAAGAATAAGGATCACGAGCTAAGAGTAGAATAGAATCCGTATAAAAACAACGTCGGGAACTACGTAGTTCCGGATCGTATGTGCGTAGTTTTACGGAGAATGGAGATCCGATTTTTTTTCGTTTTCCAAGCGGTTACGAGTCGTACCAAGCCGCCCTTATCAGTCGCTTCTCATTTTGAAAACCGCGTTGTTGCAGGAGAAACTCACCTTCTTAGGAATCAGACAAAGATCCAAATTCTTATGATTGCTCCGATACGCGTTCAATAAGAATTGTTTCGTGTGTTCCACCGCGTGCAAACCGGCCCATTCGTGAAAATTTAAGTTGGGATTGTTGTCGATCTCTCCGCCGCCCCGTAAGGATTTTTCCGAATCCTTGTTCAGACAAATATGAGTCGCGTACGGTTGATAGAGTTTCATTTCGTTTTGGGAAAGATTCAAACATTCGATCGCTTCTTCTTCGTGATGAACAACGGGAGAAAGATCGTAATAGCCCGTTTGAATCTGAGGCATGGAAAGAAGTTGCCAAGGTTCTTCGATCGGAGCGATTTTGATTTGGTTCGGATGATTTTCGACCCAGTTGCTGTGCGAATAAAAATCCTGGATGATATGCGTCGCGTGACCTATCTGTTTCATCGAATCGGAGAAGAAAATCGCTTTTTCGGATTTCGATTTAAGATCTCTGAGTTCGATTCCACATCCGAAGATATTGTTGTTATCGCAGTGAAACGATTCCGCGTTCATCAACTCCGAATCGGAATGAAGATTTCCTTGAACGATCCACTCCTGACAATCGGCTCGAATTTCGTAACCGGTTTCTTCGGTGAATTCGCGGAAGGATTCTTTTAAGATTCTTATATGATTGAAGGATCCGGCGGGACCAAAGGCTTCCAAAGGAGAAAACGAGGGCCAAAAATCGAAAACGATCAAAAGAATAGGGACGGAAACGATAGATTTTAAAAGTCGATTCATTTAAAAGTAAGTAACTGCTTACATACATTTAGACCTCTGGATTTTCAAAAGTTCGATTTTTTTGAAAAGGTGGGGCGGAGAAAAAATCGAAAAAAACGGGCCGGATTCAAACTGAAATTCGAATTCAATGGAGAATAACGTGGCCAAGAACTCGACAAGCGGCCAAGGAGAATGAAACGTTACGATCGCTGCAAAAGCGGCGCGCTTTGAGATCGTAACGTCCTTCGGGAACGCGCGTCGCTCCGAATTCGAAACGTTTATTTTTGAATTTGAGAACCTAAAAATTCGGTGAGATCGATCAGGCCCTTGATGAACTTGAGATTGTATCGGCTTTCATACAACAAAAAGATGCTCGCCATAAAAAGAAAAACCCCGCCCAAAAGCGCGGTCAAAGTCG from Leptospira kmetyi serovar Malaysia str. Bejo-Iso9 harbors:
- a CDS encoding IPT/TIG domain-containing protein; amino-acid sequence: MKSLIAFVSTMLILFSFANCKKGGSDDDTLTFLLLYNVINAETVADIYPDRGFPGSTTNLTGGSFPGIASEYSITIGGTSATGINLTSATALSFTMPTVPNVTVNSTLPIVIQRSGSSVLSKTIRYRPLQSIALNQPNSLTGRVSSVDVSTFYSFTATTNTPHVANVFGYAGSNLDLYYYSSPTSAATALATGASQTSEFDKATLAAGNYILEVKHAGGLVANFKTNISDGAIVPTSTSNEANSFRRCYDFLGSNPTPNVANGCESLNPPANANMLRTGRCTYPGESGLTTRSYYISLDGYGFTTGYAQTTCLQPGYDSPNPDKAIFIPN